The Hymenobacter sp. DG01 genome has a segment encoding these proteins:
- a CDS encoding phosphoribosylformylglycinamidine synthase subunit PurQ produces the protein MDEQPKLPDLNTPPRPQLDHGGPVTDANGSLQVLGFKSVDAGHESTEPLKGSEEQPDNQQLATGNSTVRALILTGFGINCEEEFAAAYQLAGAEPTIVHLNQVLHGHVSIHDYDILNFPGGFSFGDDLGSGVVLANKLRYRKNAEGRTLLDDIKQFIANGKFVLGICNGFQVLVKLGLLPNLSGNVTPEVTLTHNASGRYEDRWVRLKVNPKSNSPFLKGIDSMEVPVRHGEGRLIIKGEETLAEIEARALNCLAYTDFDGSPTDVYPHNPNGADLNCAGLTDTTGQVFGLMPHPEAFLSLYNHPDWARRKRQNPGLSEEGDGLRLFRNIVEYVAALHGGPHPPAPSPVGRGSQTTTKPETSIEENVFTTTPQKWEVLKEFARDMRKQPTPAEEKLWEALRGQQLAVKFRRQHAIDAYIVDFVTIPDKLIVEVDGDVHLEPEQIEYDAGRTHALQELGYQIIRFTNEEVINRLDEVLTTIQQHLTHTNENHRLRNNS, from the coding sequence ATGGACGAACAACCCAAACTGCCGGACCTGAATACGCCCCCCCGGCCTCAGCTCGACCACGGCGGACCCGTTACGGATGCGAACGGTAGCCTGCAGGTACTCGGCTTCAAGAGCGTGGACGCTGGTCATGAATCAACTGAGCCCTTGAAAGGCTCGGAAGAACAACCTGACAACCAGCAACTGGCAACCGGCAACTCAACGGTGCGAGCCCTCATCCTGACGGGCTTTGGCATCAACTGCGAAGAGGAGTTTGCCGCCGCCTACCAACTGGCTGGCGCCGAACCTACCATTGTGCACCTGAACCAGGTGCTGCACGGCCACGTCAGCATCCACGACTACGACATCCTGAACTTCCCCGGTGGCTTTAGCTTCGGCGACGACTTGGGCTCGGGTGTGGTGCTAGCTAACAAGCTGCGCTACCGCAAAAACGCCGAGGGCCGCACCCTGCTCGACGACATCAAGCAGTTTATTGCCAACGGCAAGTTCGTGCTGGGCATCTGCAACGGCTTCCAAGTGCTGGTGAAGCTAGGCCTATTGCCCAACCTCAGCGGCAACGTAACGCCCGAAGTAACCCTCACGCACAACGCCTCTGGCCGCTACGAAGACCGGTGGGTGCGCCTGAAAGTCAACCCCAAGTCGAACTCCCCCTTCCTGAAAGGCATCGACAGTATGGAGGTGCCCGTGCGCCACGGTGAAGGCCGCTTGATCATCAAGGGCGAAGAAACCCTGGCTGAAATCGAAGCCCGCGCCCTGAACTGCCTGGCCTACACTGATTTCGACGGCTCGCCGACGGACGTGTATCCGCACAACCCCAACGGCGCCGACCTGAACTGCGCCGGCCTGACCGACACTACCGGCCAAGTATTCGGGCTGATGCCACACCCCGAGGCTTTCCTCTCGCTCTACAATCACCCCGACTGGGCCCGGCGCAAGCGCCAGAACCCCGGCCTGAGTGAGGAAGGGGATGGCCTCCGCCTGTTCCGCAACATTGTGGAGTACGTAGCCGCCCTCCACGGTGGACCCCACCCCCCGGCCCCCTCCCCGGTGGGGAGGGGGAGCCAGACAACAACAAAGCCCGAAACTAGTATCGAAGAGAATGTATTCACTACCACGCCGCAGAAGTGGGAGGTGTTGAAGGAGTTTGCTCGGGATATGCGGAAGCAGCCTACTCCGGCAGAAGAGAAGTTATGGGAAGCATTGCGAGGCCAGCAACTGGCTGTAAAGTTTCGGCGGCAGCACGCCATTGATGCCTATATCGTTGACTTCGTTACGATTCCGGATAAGCTGATTGTGGAAGTGGACGGCGACGTGCACCTGGAGCCAGAACAGATTGAGTATGACGCTGGCCGGACCCACGCGCTCCAGGAGCTGGGCTACCAGATTATCCGCTTCACTAATGAAGAGGTAATCAACAGATTGGATGAAGTACTGACTACCATCCAGCAGCACCTGACGCATACCAACGAAAACCATCGGTTGCGCAATAACTCTTAA
- the pyrE gene encoding orotate phosphoribosyltransferase: protein MTSPSLPPFTSETLEQQLLQEDALLRGHFRLSSGLHSDTYVQCARFLRRPDLAALAAAELARRIQEAGLQPDVVVGPAMGGVVIGYELARQLGVPGIFTERDDTGQMTLRRGFTIEPGQKIVIAEDVVTTGKSTNEVARVLEGLGAKVLAVASLIDRTGGKAELTFPNFALLPVTAATYAPDDCPLCRAGIPVVKPGSRPEKAFS from the coding sequence TTGACTTCTCCCTCCCTACCCCCCTTCACCTCCGAAACCCTGGAGCAGCAACTGCTGCAGGAAGATGCGCTGCTACGCGGGCACTTCCGCCTTTCCTCTGGCCTTCACTCTGATACATATGTGCAGTGCGCCCGGTTTTTGCGCCGGCCCGACCTGGCAGCCCTCGCCGCGGCCGAGCTGGCCCGCCGGATTCAGGAAGCTGGGTTGCAGCCCGATGTGGTGGTAGGGCCGGCTATGGGCGGCGTAGTGATTGGGTATGAGCTGGCTCGGCAATTGGGCGTGCCCGGCATCTTTACCGAGCGGGATGATACCGGCCAAATGACCCTGCGGCGGGGCTTTACCATTGAGCCAGGCCAAAAAATTGTTATTGCCGAAGACGTAGTGACTACCGGCAAGAGCACCAACGAGGTAGCACGGGTGCTGGAGGGGCTGGGCGCAAAAGTTTTGGCCGTAGCAAGTTTAATTGACCGCACAGGTGGGAAAGCTGAGCTAACTTTTCCGAACTTTGCCCTGCTGCCGGTAACGGCGGCCACCTACGCACCCGATGATTGTCCGCTTTGCCGGGCAGGTATTCCGGTGGTGAAACCCGGCAGTCGGCCGGAAAAAGCGTTTTCTTAA
- a CDS encoding AIR synthase-related protein, translating to MDSTQRTIQLLLKPGQHDGEGQRVAEAAQRHLGLSTGRVQSTALYTVRYPVSDEQLRDFATHCLQDPVLHDVALDEFRHGSEYKSYILVAKLPGVTDDEGISAQNALGDFLNQPLDIHTQHIFSKRLYFLEHELPESSLRRLAEDLLGNKMINRFEVGPIAQIRDYTPRPGGGAESITDTVRLVGLSDEELVKLSKDNLYALNLEEMRVVRDHYTGIAAERQAAGLPQDPTDCELEIIAQTWSEHCKHKEFSAVIKYKDADTGEEFEVDSLFKTYIKNATSEVDRQLRANGNDWLIKVFSDNAGAVRINPESLFVWKVETHNSPSAIDPYGGAITGILGNNRDPLATGIGGARLLFNTNVLCFGNPEFNGTLLSNQLHPRRIFEGVRKGIEDGGNKSGVPTVNGAIVFDDRYAGKPLVYCGTGAVMPMQLAGLDSWEKNIDAQDRIIMAGGRVGKDGIHGATFSSIELDETSPATAVQIGSPITQKLAMDFLILATRRGLIKCSTDNGAGGLSSSIGELATISGGAVVELEKVPLKYPGLRPWEIFVSESQERFSLAVEPAKMAELMALGQEMEVELTDIGYFTSNGSLDVRFDGESVARIDMEFLHNGVPRKVLEAEWQKPAAQEPAVESQESVERFHLHFQPSSSASSIQHEKLARADNGDGIKISMTKVLTYLLGSLNICSRESVIRQYDHEVKGRTIIKPLMGATGQAPQDAAVVRFNFESWEGVAVSNGILPRFGDLDAYHMSAGAFDEAVRQIVAVGGKLPNLSYGDGNFWSVNDNFCVPDSVYDPATNPDGKLKLAKLVRMCQALRDATAAYCIPLTSGKDSMKNDFKADGVKISVPPTVLYSMTAKIEDVRRTITSDFKQADDVVYLLGETYDELGGSEFYQLFGELGANVPKVRFEEAKALYTLMGEANEKGLIQSCHDLSDGGLAVGLAEATFGYGFGAEIELPEGLPVHVQLFSESHSRFVATVAPEDVVAFEQHFGAHATRLGWVTQNGHLHVRQTGKTIISASTAALRQEWTNGPVNRIIGFGQHETVQ from the coding sequence TTGGACTCTACCCAAAGAACCATACAGCTTCTGCTCAAGCCCGGCCAACATGATGGCGAGGGCCAACGGGTTGCCGAAGCTGCCCAACGCCACCTCGGCCTCTCTACTGGCCGGGTGCAAAGCACCGCTCTCTACACGGTGCGCTACCCCGTGAGCGACGAGCAACTGCGCGACTTCGCCACCCACTGCCTTCAGGACCCAGTGCTGCACGACGTGGCCCTCGACGAGTTCCGCCACGGCTCCGAATACAAAAGCTACATCTTGGTGGCCAAGCTGCCCGGCGTAACCGACGACGAAGGAATATCGGCGCAGAACGCCCTCGGCGACTTCCTGAACCAGCCGCTGGACATCCATACCCAGCATATCTTTAGTAAACGGCTCTACTTCCTGGAGCACGAGCTGCCGGAGAGTAGTCTGCGCCGCCTAGCGGAAGACTTGCTCGGCAACAAAATGATTAACCGCTTCGAGGTCGGCCCCATAGCCCAGATTCGCGACTACACGCCGCGGCCGGGTGGTGGGGCCGAATCTATTACGGACACGGTGCGCCTCGTAGGCCTGTCGGATGAGGAGCTGGTCAAGCTGTCGAAAGACAACCTTTACGCCCTGAACCTGGAGGAAATGCGCGTCGTGCGCGACCATTACACTGGCATTGCCGCTGAGCGCCAAGCCGCCGGCCTACCCCAGGACCCCACAGACTGCGAGCTGGAAATCATCGCTCAGACCTGGTCGGAGCACTGCAAGCACAAAGAGTTCAGCGCCGTTATTAAGTACAAGGATGCGGACACCGGTGAGGAGTTTGAAGTAGACTCCTTGTTCAAAACTTACATCAAGAACGCTACCTCCGAGGTAGACCGCCAGCTCCGCGCCAACGGCAACGACTGGCTGATCAAGGTGTTCAGTGACAACGCCGGCGCCGTGCGCATCAACCCCGAGTCGTTGTTCGTGTGGAAGGTGGAGACGCACAATTCTCCCTCGGCCATTGACCCCTACGGTGGAGCTATTACCGGCATTCTGGGCAACAACCGCGACCCGCTGGCGACTGGCATTGGGGGCGCGCGGCTGCTGTTCAACACCAACGTGCTCTGCTTCGGCAACCCCGAGTTCAACGGCACTTTGTTGAGCAATCAGCTGCACCCGCGCCGCATTTTCGAAGGTGTGCGCAAGGGTATTGAGGATGGCGGCAACAAGTCGGGCGTGCCGACGGTGAATGGGGCCATTGTGTTCGATGACCGGTACGCTGGCAAGCCGCTGGTGTACTGTGGCACTGGCGCTGTGATGCCCATGCAACTCGCTGGCCTCGACTCGTGGGAGAAGAACATTGACGCCCAGGACCGCATCATTATGGCCGGGGGCCGGGTGGGCAAAGACGGTATCCACGGCGCTACCTTCTCCTCTATTGAGCTAGACGAAACCTCGCCCGCCACGGCCGTGCAAATTGGCTCGCCCATTACGCAGAAGCTGGCCATGGACTTCCTGATCCTGGCTACCCGCCGCGGCCTCATCAAGTGCAGCACCGATAATGGTGCGGGGGGCTTGTCCTCGTCCATTGGAGAGTTGGCTACTATCAGCGGCGGGGCCGTGGTGGAGCTGGAGAAAGTGCCCCTGAAGTACCCTGGCCTACGCCCCTGGGAAATCTTCGTGTCGGAGTCGCAGGAGCGGTTCTCGTTGGCGGTTGAGCCCGCGAAGATGGCTGAGCTAATGGCCCTAGGCCAGGAAATGGAAGTGGAGCTGACGGATATCGGCTACTTCACCTCCAATGGCAGCCTTGATGTGCGCTTCGACGGTGAGTCGGTGGCGCGCATCGACATGGAGTTCCTGCACAATGGCGTGCCGCGCAAAGTGCTGGAAGCCGAGTGGCAGAAGCCCGCCGCTCAGGAGCCCGCAGTGGAATCACAAGAAAGCGTAGAGAGGTTCCACCTACACTTTCAGCCGTCTTCCAGTGCTAGCAGTATTCAACACGAAAAGCTTGCCCGTGCAGATAATGGTGATGGAATAAAAATTTCCATGACGAAAGTGCTTACCTATTTGCTGGGCAGCCTCAACATCTGCTCCCGCGAGTCGGTAATTCGGCAGTACGACCACGAGGTGAAGGGCCGCACGATTATCAAGCCGCTGATGGGCGCAACGGGTCAGGCGCCGCAGGATGCCGCCGTGGTGCGCTTCAACTTCGAGAGCTGGGAAGGCGTGGCCGTGAGCAACGGCATTCTGCCCCGCTTCGGTGATTTGGACGCCTACCACATGTCGGCTGGCGCGTTCGACGAGGCCGTGCGCCAGATTGTAGCGGTAGGAGGGAAGCTGCCCAACCTGAGCTACGGCGACGGCAACTTCTGGTCGGTCAACGACAACTTCTGCGTGCCCGACTCGGTGTACGACCCCGCCACCAACCCCGACGGCAAGCTCAAGCTGGCCAAGCTGGTGCGCATGTGCCAGGCCCTGCGCGATGCTACGGCGGCCTACTGCATCCCGCTCACCTCAGGCAAGGACTCCATGAAGAACGACTTCAAAGCCGATGGCGTGAAGATTTCCGTTCCACCGACGGTCCTGTACTCCATGACCGCCAAAATTGAGGACGTTCGTCGCACCATCACCTCCGACTTCAAGCAAGCCGATGACGTGGTGTACCTGCTGGGCGAGACCTACGACGAGCTGGGTGGCTCGGAGTTCTACCAGCTCTTCGGCGAGCTAGGTGCCAATGTGCCTAAGGTGCGTTTCGAAGAAGCCAAAGCCCTTTACACCCTGATGGGCGAGGCTAACGAGAAAGGCCTCATTCAATCCTGCCACGACCTGTCGGATGGTGGCTTAGCCGTTGGCCTAGCGGAAGCCACGTTCGGTTATGGCTTTGGCGCTGAGATAGAACTGCCGGAAGGCCTGCCGGTGCATGTGCAGCTGTTCTCGGAGTCGCACTCCCGCTTTGTAGCCACGGTAGCCCCCGAGGATGTGGTGGCGTTTGAGCAGCACTTTGGCGCCCATGCTACCCGCCTTGGCTGGGTAACCCAGAATGGTCATTTGCATGTGCGCCAAACTGGTAAAACCATCATTTCGGCCAGCACGGCGGCCCTGCGCCAGGAGTGGACGAACGGCCCGGTAAACCGCATTATCGGCTTCGGCCAGCACGAAACCGTACAGTAA
- a CDS encoding dihydroorotate dehydrogenase — translation MQLGKLTLQNPVCLAAAPWQLEGTGHERLGAIFTRTVTMEPKPGLYEEGIWQVADQTLLNATHMRTESAEILVQEHLPNLRRYGVPVLVSITAPGIPGFRKIARFLAREAGELIAGVEVYMAQPDTGKGEELNARFVHEATQAVRNELGPDAAVIVKLPPWPEHIRGLALGAQAGGANALAATNLLKGLHLPDDATATPLVGGLSGEALRPVALRCVWELAHDENIRLPIFGTGGVFTASHVAEYLRCGASAVQIASGEWLEPGLSARLATECGHLMPVPL, via the coding sequence ATGCAACTCGGCAAACTCACGCTTCAGAACCCAGTATGCCTGGCGGCCGCGCCCTGGCAGCTCGAGGGCACGGGCCACGAGCGGCTGGGGGCCATCTTCACCCGCACCGTGACTATGGAGCCCAAGCCTGGGCTCTACGAAGAAGGCATCTGGCAGGTCGCCGACCAGACCCTGCTCAATGCCACCCACATGCGCACCGAAAGCGCCGAGATTCTGGTGCAGGAGCACCTGCCCAACCTGCGTCGCTACGGCGTGCCGGTGCTGGTGAGCATCACAGCCCCCGGTATTCCCGGCTTCCGTAAGATTGCCCGCTTCCTGGCCCGCGAAGCCGGCGAGCTGATTGCGGGGGTAGAAGTGTACATGGCCCAGCCCGATACGGGGAAAGGAGAGGAACTCAACGCCCGGTTTGTGCATGAGGCCACCCAGGCCGTGCGCAACGAACTAGGCCCCGACGCCGCCGTAATTGTGAAGCTGCCGCCGTGGCCGGAGCACATCCGGGGCCTGGCCCTGGGAGCCCAGGCCGGCGGGGCCAACGCGCTGGCCGCAACCAACTTATTAAAAGGACTACATCTGCCCGACGATGCTACGGCTACCCCCCTCGTGGGCGGGCTGTCCGGCGAAGCCCTCCGCCCTGTGGCCTTGCGCTGCGTGTGGGAGTTGGCACACGATGAAAACATCCGGCTACCTATATTCGGAACTGGCGGGGTGTTTACGGCCAGCCATGTTGCGGAGTATCTGCGCTGCGGCGCCAGTGCCGTGCAAATTGCCAGCGGCGAGTGGCTGGAGCCCGGCCTATCGGCCCGCCTAGCCACAGAATGCGGGCATTTGATGCCGGTGCCGCTGTAA
- the pyrF gene encoding orotidine-5'-phosphate decarboxylase, giving the protein MQTLLTRVHAANSLLCVGLDPVGDDAQVARRLAEVIDQTSEYAAAFKPNLAFFLSREEGVKLLRDTVQRIPQGIPVILDGKFGDIANTADHYARFAYDVIGADGVTVNPYMGDDAIVPFARPGKLVFVLAKTSNKPTHSLQDVALTRGGSLSDCAATVARKLDEQHGGIGLVVGATNAEAVARMRSLTPEQWFLVPGVGAQGGDLQATLKAGLRPDGSGLLINTSRALWQAADAGAAARELVEQINQFRPVAV; this is encoded by the coding sequence ATGCAAACCCTTCTCACCCGAGTACACGCGGCCAACAGCCTGCTCTGCGTAGGCCTCGACCCCGTGGGCGACGACGCGCAGGTAGCGCGCCGCCTGGCCGAAGTCATTGATCAGACCAGCGAGTACGCCGCCGCTTTCAAGCCTAACCTGGCCTTTTTCCTGAGCCGGGAAGAGGGTGTGAAGCTGCTCCGCGACACCGTGCAGCGCATTCCGCAAGGTATTCCGGTAATCCTGGACGGTAAGTTCGGCGACATTGCCAACACCGCCGACCACTACGCCCGCTTTGCCTACGACGTAATCGGGGCTGATGGCGTAACGGTAAATCCTTACATGGGCGACGACGCCATAGTGCCCTTCGCCCGCCCCGGCAAGCTGGTGTTCGTGCTAGCCAAAACCAGCAACAAGCCCACTCATTCTCTGCAGGATGTGGCCCTGACTCGTGGTGGCTCCCTTTCTGATTGCGCCGCCACCGTAGCCCGCAAGCTGGATGAGCAACATGGCGGCATCGGGCTGGTAGTAGGCGCTACCAATGCCGAAGCCGTAGCTCGCATGCGTAGCCTCACGCCCGAACAGTGGTTCCTAGTGCCTGGCGTAGGTGCCCAGGGCGGTGACCTGCAAGCCACATTGAAAGCTGGCCTGCGGCCTGATGGCTCCGGTCTTCTCATTAATACCTCGCGGGCGTTGTGGCAGGCAGCTGATGCCGGTGCCGCCGCTCGGGAGCTGGTGGAGCAGATCAACCAGTTCCGGCCGGTAGCGGTATAG